CTGGAAGAAGAGCTTTATGAAGTCGTACTGAAGCTGGCCCAGGCGTATGAAGCGGTGGCGCCCGAGATAGTTGAATGGGATGAAAAGATGTGCGATGATGCGGAAATCATTGTTGTCTCCCATGGAGTAGTTTCCCGGGCGGCATATGATGCGGTCGGTATCCTGAGGGACGAGGGAATCAAGGTCGGGTATTTTAGGCCCATCACTTTGAGGCCGTTCCCAGAAAAGCAACTGAGAGAAGCCATTAAAAGGAGCGGGGCTAAAAAGATGCTCATAGCCGAGTCTTCTTATGGGCAGCTGATGAGGTTGGTCCGGCAAGAAATTTACGGTGAAACCATAGAAATTCATGGGCTTTTGATGCCGGGGCTCGGTATCGTGGATTCGGATATCGTGGCCAAGGCCAAGAGTTTGCTATAGGGAGGAGGTACAGCATGGCAAGCGTGCAACCAGCAATGCCGAAATCGTGGTATTTGCCGAGTAAACCGCACAAGTTCTGCCCGGGTTGTGGGCACGGCATCGTGCTGAAGGCTTTAGGGGAAGTGATCGATGAACTGGATATCCAAAACCGGGTGGTATTCGGGTGTGATATCGGTTGCTCTCTCTTATCGTGGAACTTTTTTGCGGTCGACAGCACCCAGACCCATCACGGAAGAACTACCCCGGTAATGGTTGGAATGAAAAGGGCTAATCCAGACTTGATATGCGTGGGTTATATGGGGGATGGAGGAGGATATTCTATTGGTTCCCAACACGTTCTCAATTCAGCGGTTCGCAACGAAAAAGTCACTTTAATTCTGGTGAACAACACCAATTATGCCATGACCGGAGGACAGTTAGCTCCCACCACCCTGCCTGGGCAAATAACTGAAACGACTCCTTACGGGCGGGACGTTGCCAAGACAGGATACCCCACGCGGGGGCCGGAAATGCTGGCGGCCATTACCACAGACGGTGCTTACATTGCCCGGGGTACAGTGGCAAAGTTCCGCCAGATGAAGAATTTCATTAAACGGGCCGTGCAGAACCAGATGGAGGGTAATGGCTTTTCGTTTGTGGAATGTCTCTCGACTTGCCCTACCAACTGGAGAACAAACGCTAGACAGACGTGGGATTTTCTGGAGGACGAGATGGAAGCTTATTTCAAGGTCGGAGAACTGAAAAGCCCGTTTGGAAAGGGGGAAAAGTAAATGAGACCGCTCACTAGAGTAGTTTTAGCCGGAGAAGGAGGTCAGGGGGTACAGGCGGTAGCGGAAATACTGGCTGAGGCAGCTTACAACGAAGGCAAACAGGCCCTCTATATTCCAAACTTTGGGCTCGAACAGCGGGGAGGCGTGTCGGTAGCTTTTATCCAGGTGGGAGATAAACGCATCGGAGCACCGAAGTTTCCTAAAGGAGATGTAGTGGTAGCTCTCAGCGGGCGGGCGGTTCTCAGAACGCACCAGTATTCTGGACCGAACACGATTTATGTTTATGACTCGTCGTTCAAGCTAGAACACGACGATCTTCCCCCTGAAGCGCGTAGGATCCTCAGCATTCCAGCGTTGGAAAAAGCCAAGGAACTGCACCCGCGGGTGTTTAACATAGTAGTAATGGGGGCGGTCCTAGGATTTACTGACATCGTCTCGTATGAAGCTGCTAAGGAAGCGTTGGAAAAACAGTTAGGCTACAAATTCCAAAAAGATCCCGGATTGAGAGACCTGAATTACCGCGCTCTCGACGCCGGGATCGAGTTAGCAAGAGAGGCTTCAAAAGGGGAGGAAGTACGCTATGCCTAAAGGAATTAGCCTTGAACCCATT
The sequence above is drawn from the Syntrophothermus lipocalidus DSM 12680 genome and encodes:
- a CDS encoding thiamine pyrophosphate-dependent enzyme, with amino-acid sequence MASVQPAMPKSWYLPSKPHKFCPGCGHGIVLKALGEVIDELDIQNRVVFGCDIGCSLLSWNFFAVDSTQTHHGRTTPVMVGMKRANPDLICVGYMGDGGGYSIGSQHVLNSAVRNEKVTLILVNNTNYAMTGGQLAPTTLPGQITETTPYGRDVAKTGYPTRGPEMLAAITTDGAYIARGTVAKFRQMKNFIKRAVQNQMEGNGFSFVECLSTCPTNWRTNARQTWDFLEDEMEAYFKVGELKSPFGKGEK
- a CDS encoding 2-oxoacid:acceptor oxidoreductase family protein; protein product: MRPLTRVVLAGEGGQGVQAVAEILAEAAYNEGKQALYIPNFGLEQRGGVSVAFIQVGDKRIGAPKFPKGDVVVALSGRAVLRTHQYSGPNTIYVYDSSFKLEHDDLPPEARRILSIPALEKAKELHPRVFNIVVMGAVLGFTDIVSYEAAKEALEKQLGYKFQKDPGLRDLNYRALDAGIELAREASKGEEVRYA